In Streptomyces sclerotialus, one genomic interval encodes:
- a CDS encoding DJ-1/PfpI family protein: MAAKILIVTGDAAEGLEVLYPYQRLREEGYDVHIAAPARKTLRFVVHDFEPGFDTYTEKPGYTWPADLAFSEVDPGSYAALVIPGGRAPEYLRNDAELRKVVKAFFDADKPVAQICHGPLLTAALGLLNGRRVTCYPALEMDMQAAGAGFRDSEVVVDGTLVSSRAWPDHSGWMREFLKVLRAKAPAG; encoded by the coding sequence ATGGCAGCCAAAATCCTGATCGTCACCGGGGACGCGGCGGAGGGGCTGGAGGTCCTGTACCCGTATCAGCGACTGCGCGAAGAGGGGTACGACGTCCACATCGCCGCCCCGGCACGCAAGACCCTGCGCTTCGTCGTCCATGACTTCGAACCGGGTTTCGACACCTACACCGAGAAGCCCGGCTACACCTGGCCGGCCGACCTGGCGTTCTCCGAAGTCGACCCGGGGAGTTACGCCGCCCTGGTGATCCCCGGCGGCCGGGCCCCCGAGTACCTGCGCAACGACGCCGAGCTGCGCAAGGTCGTCAAGGCCTTCTTCGACGCCGACAAGCCGGTCGCCCAGATCTGCCACGGCCCCCTGCTGACCGCCGCGCTGGGCCTCCTGAACGGCCGCCGGGTCACCTGCTATCCCGCGCTGGAGATGGACATGCAGGCCGCGGGCGCCGGCTTCCGCGACTCCGAGGTCGTCGTCGACGGCACCCTGGTCTCCTCCCGCGCCTGGCCGGACCACTCCGGCTGGATGCGCGAATTCCTGAAGGTGCTCCGCGCCAAGGCACCGGCGGGCTGA
- a CDS encoding HAD family hydrolase translates to MGKHATHIVWDWNGTLFHDIDAVIAATNAAFGEIGLPPITLERYRELYCVPIPRFYERLMGRLPTDAEWVVMDEAFHRHYTLQRAACALAEGVETLLESWATAGRSQSILSMYGHDELLPLVRGFGIESHFIRVDGRTGPSGGSKSTHMVRHLAALESERVDPGRTVVIGDAVDDALAARHAGAHAVLYTGGSHSRASLLEAGVPVVDSLAEAVLTAERLAL, encoded by the coding sequence ATGGGGAAGCACGCGACGCACATCGTCTGGGACTGGAACGGCACGCTCTTCCACGACATCGACGCCGTGATCGCGGCGACCAATGCCGCGTTCGGTGAGATCGGTCTGCCCCCGATCACCCTCGAGCGCTACCGCGAGCTGTACTGCGTGCCGATCCCGCGGTTCTACGAGCGGCTGATGGGCCGGCTGCCGACGGACGCCGAGTGGGTGGTCATGGACGAGGCGTTCCACCGGCACTACACCCTCCAGCGGGCGGCGTGCGCGCTCGCGGAGGGCGTGGAGACGCTGCTGGAGAGCTGGGCGACGGCGGGGCGCAGCCAGTCGATCCTCAGCATGTACGGCCATGACGAGCTGCTGCCGCTGGTCCGGGGCTTCGGCATCGAGTCGCATTTCATACGCGTGGACGGCCGGACCGGGCCGTCCGGAGGCAGCAAGAGCACGCACATGGTGCGGCATCTCGCGGCGCTGGAGAGCGAGCGCGTCGACCCCGGCCGTACGGTCGTCATCGGTGATGCCGTGGACGACGCGCTGGCGGCCCGGCACGCGGGGGCGCACGCGGTGCTCTACACGGGCGGTTCGCACAGCCGCGCCAGCCTTCTGGAGGCCGGGGTGCCGGTCGTCGACAGCCTGGCGGAGGCCGTCCTGACGGCGGAGCGCCTGGCCCTCTGA
- a CDS encoding DUF6912 family protein gives MRVYVPLTLSGLAEAYKAGELGSGPLEAFAVTPALREWYVSDDIEELEYAALNRAAQASLRLLATDPQAARRRVVVAVDVADGAASVDPDRGLDKSALGVVRVAGPVPMKKAAAVHVDSDDAEPDVTAAAAALGAADQGDDDAQFTVDGAEDHELMWFGVQEIPNLIG, from the coding sequence ATGCGTGTCTACGTCCCCCTGACCCTCTCCGGTCTCGCAGAGGCGTACAAGGCGGGTGAGCTGGGCTCCGGTCCGCTGGAGGCCTTCGCCGTCACGCCCGCGCTGCGCGAGTGGTACGTCTCGGACGACATCGAGGAGCTGGAGTACGCCGCGCTGAACCGCGCCGCCCAGGCCTCGCTGCGGCTGCTGGCCACCGACCCGCAGGCCGCGCGGCGGCGCGTCGTGGTGGCCGTCGACGTCGCCGACGGTGCCGCGTCCGTGGACCCCGACCGGGGGCTGGACAAGTCGGCGCTGGGCGTGGTGCGGGTGGCCGGGCCGGTGCCGATGAAGAAGGCGGCCGCCGTGCACGTCGATTCCGACGACGCGGAGCCGGACGTCACCGCGGCCGCGGCGGCGCTGGGCGCGGCGGACCAGGGTGACGACGACGCGCAGTTCACGGTGGACGGTGCCGAGGACCACGAGCTGATGTGGTTCGGCGTGCAGGAGATCCCGAACCTGATCGGCTGA
- a CDS encoding Rv3235 family protein: protein MTTIASTHSTTATATATSANTAPAAGDGGAAALPAPRTAAAASAAATAAAGGRAARRTPPPPRPGVPSRPGTRRDSRRPGGPRTPQTAHRLPQGAARRRAAERLPHRWFADQLVLTLSGRRPVHALLGHALPAAYDRLVELAPQTPLRPAGPYHRAPEPQVRECGVYCPRRGVIEAFARISAGERVRALAFRLERGRDARWRCAALDIGPSLTVWDRTT from the coding sequence ATGACCACGATCGCGTCCACGCACTCGACGACAGCCACAGCCACAGCCACATCGGCGAACACGGCGCCGGCCGCCGGGGACGGCGGCGCGGCCGCCTTGCCCGCGCCCAGGACCGCAGCTGCCGCGTCGGCCGCGGCCACGGCGGCCGCGGGCGGCAGGGCGGCCAGGCGTACGCCGCCACCGCCCCGGCCCGGCGTACCGAGCCGCCCCGGCACCCGCCGCGACAGCCGCCGCCCCGGCGGACCCCGCACCCCGCAGACCGCGCACCGTCTCCCGCAGGGCGCGGCCCGCCGCCGCGCCGCCGAGCGGCTGCCGCACCGCTGGTTCGCCGATCAGCTGGTGCTCACCCTGAGCGGCCGGCGCCCCGTACACGCGCTGCTGGGCCACGCGCTGCCCGCCGCGTACGACCGGCTCGTGGAACTCGCCCCGCAGACCCCGCTGCGTCCCGCCGGGCCGTACCACCGCGCCCCCGAGCCCCAGGTCCGCGAATGCGGCGTGTACTGCCCGCGGCGCGGGGTCATCGAGGCCTTCGCCCGGATCTCCGCCGGAGAACGCGTACGGGCCCTCGCCTTCCGCCTCGAACGCGGCCGCGACGCCCGCTGGCGGTGCGCCGCCCTGGACATCGGCCCGTCCCTCACGGTCTGGGACCGGACCACCTGA
- the secA gene encoding preprotein translocase subunit SecA, producing MSVLTKIMRAGEGKILRKLHRIAGQVNSIEEDFVKLSDAELRALTDEYKERYADGESLDDLLPEAFATVREAAKRVLGQRHYDVQLMGGAALHLGYVAEMKTGEGKTLVGTLPAYLNALSGKGVHLITVNDYLAERDSEMMGRVHKFLGLSVGCILANMTPAQRREQYNCDITYGTNNEFGFDYLRDNMAWSKDELVQRGHNFAIVDEVDSILVDEARTPLIISGPADSATKWYGDFAKLVKRLKKGEAANPQRGIEETGDYDVDEKKRTVGIHESGVSKVEDWLGIDNLYESVNTPLVGYLNNAIKAKELFKKDKDYVVIDGEVMIVDEHTGRILAGRRYNEGMHQAIEAKEGVEIKDENQTLATITLQNFFRLYDKLSGMTGTAMTEAAEFHQIYKLGVVPIPTNKPMIRKDQADLIYRTEVAKFNAVVEDIVEKHEKGQPILVGTTSVEKSEYLSQQLNKRGVAHEVLNAKQHDREASIVAQAGRKGSVTVATNMAGRGTDIKLGGNPDDMAETELRRMGLDPVENAEEWAAALPAALEKAEAAVKAEFEEVKELGGLYVLGTERHESRRIDNQLRGRSGRQGDPGESRFYLSLGDDLMRLFKAQMVERVMAMANVPDDVPIENKMVTRAIASAQSQVEQQNFETRKNVLKYDEVLNRQREVIYGERRRVLEGEDLQEQVKHFMDDTIDAYIQAETVEGFAEEWDLDRLWGAFKQLYPVKVTVEELEDEAGDRAGITAEFIAEAIKDDIHEQYAKREEQLGSDIMRELERRVVLSVLDRKWREHLYEMDYLQEGIGLRAMAQKDPLVEYQREGFDMFTAMMEGIKEESVGYLFNLEVQVEQQVEEVPVADAEERTSLDKDVQDAVPAQAGARPEIHAKGLDAPQRPDRLHFSAPTVDGEGGVVEGDFATDAVPSGQTRSESDGMTRAERRKAQKGGRRRKK from the coding sequence GTGTCCGTCTTGACGAAGATCATGCGTGCAGGCGAAGGCAAGATCCTGCGCAAACTGCACCGCATCGCGGGCCAGGTCAACTCCATCGAAGAAGACTTCGTCAAACTCTCCGACGCCGAGCTGCGGGCCCTCACCGACGAGTACAAGGAGCGGTACGCCGACGGCGAGAGCCTGGACGACCTGCTCCCCGAGGCGTTCGCGACCGTCCGTGAGGCGGCCAAGCGCGTGCTCGGCCAGCGTCACTACGACGTCCAGCTGATGGGCGGCGCCGCGCTGCACCTCGGGTACGTCGCCGAGATGAAGACCGGTGAGGGCAAGACCCTGGTCGGCACCCTGCCCGCGTATCTGAACGCGCTGTCCGGCAAGGGCGTCCACCTCATCACGGTCAACGACTACCTGGCCGAGCGCGACTCCGAGATGATGGGCCGGGTCCACAAGTTCCTGGGCCTGAGCGTCGGTTGCATCCTGGCGAACATGACGCCGGCGCAGCGCCGTGAGCAGTACAACTGCGACATCACCTACGGCACGAACAACGAGTTCGGCTTCGACTACCTCCGCGACAACATGGCGTGGTCGAAGGACGAGCTGGTCCAGCGCGGGCACAACTTCGCGATCGTCGACGAGGTCGACTCCATCCTGGTCGACGAGGCCCGTACGCCGCTGATCATCTCCGGTCCGGCGGACTCCGCGACGAAGTGGTACGGCGACTTCGCCAAGCTGGTCAAGCGCCTGAAGAAGGGCGAGGCGGCCAACCCGCAGCGCGGCATCGAGGAGACCGGCGACTACGACGTCGACGAGAAGAAGCGCACGGTCGGCATCCACGAGTCCGGTGTCAGCAAGGTCGAGGACTGGCTGGGCATCGACAACCTCTACGAGTCGGTCAACACCCCGCTCGTCGGTTATCTGAACAACGCCATCAAGGCGAAGGAACTGTTCAAGAAGGACAAGGACTACGTCGTCATCGACGGCGAGGTCATGATCGTCGACGAGCACACCGGCCGTATCCTCGCCGGCCGCCGCTACAACGAGGGCATGCACCAGGCGATCGAGGCGAAGGAAGGGGTGGAGATCAAGGACGAGAACCAGACGCTCGCCACGATCACCCTCCAGAACTTCTTCCGCCTCTACGACAAGCTCTCCGGCATGACCGGTACGGCCATGACCGAGGCGGCCGAGTTCCACCAGATCTACAAGCTCGGCGTCGTCCCGATCCCGACGAACAAGCCGATGATCCGCAAGGACCAGGCGGACCTGATCTACCGCACCGAGGTCGCCAAGTTCAACGCGGTCGTCGAGGACATCGTCGAGAAGCACGAGAAGGGCCAGCCGATCCTGGTCGGCACGACCTCGGTCGAGAAGTCCGAGTACCTCTCGCAGCAGCTCAACAAGCGCGGCGTGGCCCATGAGGTGCTCAACGCCAAGCAGCACGACCGGGAGGCGTCGATCGTCGCCCAGGCCGGCCGTAAGGGCTCCGTCACGGTCGCGACGAACATGGCAGGCCGCGGTACGGACATCAAGCTCGGCGGCAACCCCGACGACATGGCCGAGACCGAGCTGCGCCGGATGGGCCTGGACCCGGTGGAGAACGCCGAGGAGTGGGCGGCCGCGCTGCCTGCGGCCCTGGAGAAGGCCGAGGCCGCGGTCAAGGCGGAGTTCGAGGAGGTCAAGGAGCTCGGCGGGCTCTACGTCCTCGGTACGGAGCGGCACGAGTCGCGTCGTATCGACAACCAGCTGCGTGGCCGTTCCGGCCGTCAGGGCGACCCCGGCGAGTCCCGCTTCTACCTCTCCCTCGGCGACGACCTGATGCGCCTCTTCAAGGCCCAGATGGTCGAGCGCGTGATGGCCATGGCCAACGTGCCCGACGACGTGCCGATCGAGAACAAGATGGTCACGCGGGCCATCGCCTCCGCGCAGTCCCAGGTCGAGCAGCAGAACTTCGAGACGCGGAAGAACGTCCTGAAGTACGACGAGGTGCTCAACCGCCAGCGCGAGGTCATCTACGGCGAGCGTCGCCGCGTCCTGGAGGGCGAGGACCTCCAGGAGCAGGTCAAGCACTTCATGGACGACACCATCGACGCCTACATCCAGGCGGAGACGGTCGAGGGCTTCGCCGAGGAGTGGGACCTGGACCGGCTGTGGGGCGCGTTCAAGCAGCTGTACCCGGTCAAGGTGACCGTGGAGGAGCTGGAGGACGAGGCCGGGGACCGGGCCGGGATCACCGCCGAGTTCATCGCCGAGGCGATCAAGGACGACATCCACGAGCAGTACGCCAAGCGCGAGGAGCAGCTCGGCTCGGACATCATGCGCGAGCTGGAGCGCCGCGTGGTGCTGTCCGTCCTGGACCGCAAGTGGCGCGAGCACCTCTACGAGATGGACTACCTCCAGGAGGGCATCGGCCTGCGGGCGATGGCCCAGAAGGACCCGCTGGTCGAGTACCAGCGTGAGGGCTTCGACATGTTCACCGCCATGATGGAGGGCATCAAGGAGGAGTCCGTCGGCTACCTGTTCAACCTGGAGGTCCAGGTCGAGCAGCAGGTCGAGGAGGTCCCGGTGGCGGACGCCGAGGAGCGGACCTCGCTGGACAAGGACGTGCAGGACGCGGTGCCGGCGCAGGCCGGGGCCCGGCCGGAGATCCACGCCAAGGGGCTGGACGCGCCGCAGCGCCCGGACCGGCTGCACTTCTCCGCGCCGACGGTGGACGGCGAGGGCGGGGTCGTCGAGGGTGACTTCGCCACCGACGCCGTGCCCTCGGGCCAGACCCGCTCGGAGTCGGACGGCATGACGCGTGCCGAGCGCCGCAAGGCGCAGAAGGGCGGCCGGCGCCGCAAGAAGTGA
- a CDS encoding GNAT family N-acetyltransferase — protein MEPVTLTTQRLVLRPFRPADAAAVHAACQDPDIPRWTTVPSPYTHAHAEDFVGPFTARGWREDTTYTFAVTLKEDGRAAGDGTLVGSAGLVRLRELAPPELQAELGYWSVKEQRGRGYTAEAARAIVRWAFTDLGVERMEWYAEAGNEASRAVALKAGFRMEGTLRAKILHRGTRRDAWAGSLLPSDLGLTSETPYLPYEGRASAAARPADHGNE, from the coding sequence ATGGAACCCGTCACCCTCACCACCCAACGGCTCGTCCTGCGCCCCTTCCGGCCCGCCGACGCCGCGGCCGTGCACGCCGCCTGCCAGGACCCCGACATCCCTCGCTGGACGACCGTCCCCTCCCCGTACACGCACGCGCACGCGGAGGACTTCGTGGGCCCGTTCACCGCCAGGGGCTGGCGCGAGGACACCACGTACACGTTCGCCGTGACGCTCAAGGAGGACGGCCGCGCGGCGGGCGACGGGACGCTGGTCGGCTCGGCGGGCCTGGTACGGCTGCGCGAACTGGCGCCGCCCGAGCTGCAGGCCGAGCTCGGGTACTGGTCGGTCAAGGAGCAGCGCGGCCGCGGGTACACCGCCGAAGCCGCCCGCGCGATCGTGCGCTGGGCGTTCACCGACCTCGGGGTGGAACGCATGGAGTGGTACGCGGAGGCCGGCAACGAAGCCTCCCGGGCCGTCGCCCTGAAGGCCGGTTTCCGCATGGAGGGCACGCTCCGCGCGAAGATCCTCCACCGGGGCACCCGCCGCGACGCCTGGGCCGGCTCCCTCCTCCCCTCCGACCTGGGGCTCACCTCGGAGACGCCGTACCTGCCCTACGAGGGCCGCGCCTCGGCCGCCGCCCGCCCGGCCGACCACGGGAACGAATGA
- a CDS encoding winged helix-turn-helix domain-containing protein encodes MTAVPAAQPVTSLSADEARRLALRAQGFLGAPDRRAGVRGVLRRLGAVQLDTISVLARSHELIPYARLGAVGRTAVESAYWTPRPDGDSAAASGAAYAPHSFEYWSHAACILPVEEWPHFAFRRRAMRARGHRWHVMKDSERSCAAVLDRLKADGPLTTTQLGGGRNGGEWWDWSETKIAVEWLLDTGEVVCTERRGWKRVYDLAERAVPDDLLHDDLDDTECVRRLVAQAGTALGVATRADLADYHRLKSEQVSAVIADTGLVPVEVEGWGKPAWADPAALAEPPRGRHRTTLLSPFDSLIWDRPRTERMFAFTHRLEAYVPKPKRIHGYFAMPLLAGGKLMGRVDPAREGTTLVARQVSMQGPKAVRPMAQALREAAAWVDCDSVRVDRCDDPALRAALTAELSA; translated from the coding sequence ATGACAGCCGTGCCTGCAGCGCAGCCCGTGACCAGTCTGTCCGCCGACGAAGCGCGCCGCCTCGCGCTCCGCGCCCAGGGATTCCTGGGCGCTCCCGACCGGCGCGCGGGCGTGCGCGGGGTCCTCCGCCGCCTCGGCGCCGTGCAGCTCGACACGATCTCCGTGCTCGCCCGCTCCCATGAGCTGATCCCGTACGCCCGCCTCGGCGCGGTCGGCCGCACGGCCGTGGAATCCGCGTACTGGACACCGCGCCCGGACGGGGACTCCGCCGCCGCGTCGGGCGCCGCGTACGCGCCGCACAGCTTCGAGTACTGGTCGCACGCCGCCTGCATCCTGCCCGTCGAGGAGTGGCCGCACTTCGCGTTCCGGCGCCGGGCCATGCGGGCGCGCGGCCACCGCTGGCATGTCATGAAGGACTCCGAGCGCTCGTGCGCCGCCGTCCTGGACCGGCTGAAGGCCGACGGCCCGCTGACCACCACCCAGCTGGGCGGCGGGCGGAACGGCGGGGAGTGGTGGGACTGGTCCGAGACGAAGATCGCCGTGGAGTGGCTGCTCGACACGGGCGAGGTCGTCTGCACGGAGCGCCGTGGCTGGAAGCGGGTGTACGACCTCGCCGAGCGCGCCGTCCCCGACGACCTGCTGCACGACGACCTGGACGACACCGAGTGCGTCCGCCGCCTGGTCGCGCAGGCCGGGACCGCGCTGGGCGTGGCCACCCGCGCCGACCTGGCCGACTACCACCGCCTCAAGAGTGAGCAGGTAAGCGCGGTCATCGCGGACACGGGCCTGGTACCGGTCGAGGTCGAGGGATGGGGGAAGCCCGCCTGGGCCGACCCGGCGGCGCTGGCCGAGCCGCCGCGCGGCCGGCACCGCACCACCCTGCTCTCGCCCTTCGACTCACTGATCTGGGACCGCCCGCGCACCGAGCGGATGTTCGCCTTCACGCACCGGCTGGAGGCGTACGTCCCCAAGCCCAAGCGGATACACGGTTACTTCGCCATGCCCCTGCTGGCAGGCGGCAAGCTGATGGGCCGGGTCGACCCGGCCCGCGAGGGCACGACGCTCGTGGCCCGCCAGGTCTCGATGCAGGGGCCCAAGGCCGTCCGCCCCATGGCCCAGGCCCTGCGGGAAGCCGCCGCCTGGGTCGACTGCGACAGTGTCCGCGTCGACCGCTGCGACGACCCGGCCCTGCGCGCCGCCCTGACCGCCGAGCTGTCCGCCTGA
- a CDS encoding response regulator — translation MGDSFGPVRDEADDDGVGTADGVGSDAAASRKEPIRVLVVDDHALFRRGLEIVLAQEEDIQVVGEAGDGAEAVDQAADLLPDIVLMDVRMPRRGGIEACTSIKEVAPSAKIIMLTISDEEADLYDAIKAGATGYLLKEISTDEVATAIRAVADGQSQISPSMASKLLTEFKSMIQRTDERRLVPAPRLTDRELEVLKLVATGMNNRDIAKELFISENTVKNHVRNILEKLQLHSRMEAVVYAMREKILEIR, via the coding sequence ATGGGGGACAGCTTCGGGCCCGTGCGCGACGAAGCGGACGATGACGGCGTCGGTACGGCCGACGGTGTCGGCTCGGACGCGGCAGCGTCCCGCAAGGAGCCGATCAGAGTCCTGGTGGTGGACGACCACGCACTCTTCCGGCGCGGCCTGGAGATCGTGCTGGCCCAGGAGGAGGACATCCAGGTCGTCGGCGAGGCAGGGGACGGTGCCGAGGCCGTGGACCAGGCCGCCGACCTGCTGCCGGACATCGTGCTGATGGACGTCAGGATGCCGCGGCGGGGCGGTATCGAGGCGTGTACCTCCATCAAGGAAGTGGCCCCCAGCGCGAAGATCATCATGTTGACGATCAGCGACGAGGAGGCCGACCTCTACGACGCGATCAAGGCGGGGGCCACGGGTTACCTCCTCAAGGAGATCTCCACCGACGAGGTGGCCACCGCGATCCGCGCGGTCGCGGACGGCCAGTCGCAGATCAGCCCCTCCATGGCGTCCAAACTCCTCACCGAGTTCAAGTCGATGATCCAGCGGACGGACGAGCGCCGGCTCGTTCCGGCGCCGCGGCTGACCGACCGCGAGCTGGAAGTGCTGAAGCTCGTCGCCACGGGCATGAACAACCGCGACATCGCCAAGGAACTCTTCATCTCCGAGAACACCGTGAAGAACCACGTCCGCAACATCCTGGAGAAGCTGCAGCTGCACTCCCGGATGGAAGCGGTGGTCTACGCGATGCGCGAGAAGATCCTGGAGATTCGCTAG
- the hpf gene encoding ribosome hibernation-promoting factor, HPF/YfiA family: MDIVVKGRKTEVPERFRKHVAEKLKLDKVQKLDGKVISLDVEVSKEPNPRQADRSDRVEITLRSRGPVVRAEAAAADPYAALDLATAKLEARLRKQHDKRHSRRGSGRIPASDVAVSVPDAARLNTNGELAAHEAAAEEKVPTTRMGSLEVQGEGPLVVREKTHSAAPMALDQALYEMELVGHDFYLFVDADTKQPSVVYRRHAYDYGVIRLNSDPFADGAPTDAGGALGG, translated from the coding sequence GTGGACATCGTCGTCAAGGGCCGCAAGACCGAGGTGCCCGAGCGGTTCCGCAAGCACGTGGCCGAGAAGCTCAAGCTGGACAAGGTCCAGAAGCTCGACGGCAAGGTGATCAGCCTGGACGTCGAGGTGTCCAAGGAGCCCAACCCGCGGCAGGCCGACCGTTCCGACCGGGTGGAGATCACTCTCCGCTCCCGTGGCCCGGTGGTCCGGGCCGAGGCGGCCGCAGCCGACCCGTACGCCGCGCTCGATCTGGCCACGGCCAAGCTCGAGGCGCGACTCCGTAAGCAGCACGACAAGCGACACTCGCGGCGCGGCAGCGGACGCATCCCGGCCAGCGACGTGGCCGTGAGCGTTCCGGACGCGGCGCGGCTCAACACCAACGGCGAACTCGCCGCCCATGAGGCAGCCGCCGAGGAGAAGGTGCCCACCACCCGGATGGGATCGCTGGAGGTCCAGGGCGAAGGTCCCCTGGTCGTCCGCGAGAAGACCCACTCCGCAGCGCCCATGGCTCTCGACCAGGCGCTTTACGAGATGGAGTTGGTCGGACACGACTTCTACCTGTTCGTCGACGCCGACACCAAGCAGCCCAGCGTGGTCTACCGGAGGCACGCGTACGACTACGGCGTCATCCGTCTGAATTCCGATCCGTTCGCGGACGGAGCGCCCACCGATGCCGGAGGGGCGCTCGGCGGCTGA
- a CDS encoding ComF family protein, translating into MRGLWREFAGLVLPVGCAGCGRPRTELCEECRRSLYAGGGQAAGRRRGPRRVRPSPAPPGLPRVYAAAAYADAVRAVLLAHKERGALALAAPLGGALAGAVRGLRPGPGPLLLIPVPSAPRAVAGRGHDPVRRIALAAARELRRGGTGARVLAALRQRRRVIDQAGLGARQRQLNLAGALEVAGGGRLLRGGSVVLVDDLMTTGASLAEASRAVGAAGGRVAGAAVVAASPGAFEINWN; encoded by the coding sequence ATGCGGGGGTTGTGGCGGGAATTCGCCGGGCTGGTTCTGCCGGTCGGCTGCGCGGGATGCGGCAGGCCGCGGACGGAGCTGTGCGAGGAATGCAGGCGGTCGCTGTACGCCGGGGGCGGGCAGGCGGCCGGGAGGCGGCGTGGGCCGCGGCGGGTGCGGCCGAGCCCGGCGCCGCCGGGGCTGCCGAGGGTGTACGCCGCTGCCGCGTACGCCGACGCGGTACGGGCGGTGCTCCTCGCGCACAAGGAGCGGGGCGCGCTGGCCCTGGCGGCGCCGCTGGGCGGGGCGCTGGCGGGGGCCGTGCGCGGCCTGCGGCCCGGGCCGGGGCCGCTGCTGCTGATACCCGTCCCGTCCGCCCCGAGGGCGGTGGCCGGGCGGGGCCACGACCCGGTGCGGAGGATCGCGCTGGCGGCGGCGCGGGAGCTGCGGCGCGGCGGGACCGGGGCGCGGGTGCTGGCGGCCCTGCGGCAGCGGCGGAGGGTGATCGATCAGGCGGGGCTCGGCGCGCGGCAGCGGCAGCTGAACCTCGCCGGAGCCCTGGAGGTCGCCGGTGGCGGGCGGCTGCTGCGGGGCGGATCGGTGGTGCTGGTGGACGACCTGATGACCACCGGAGCGTCGCTGGCCGAGGCGTCGCGGGCGGTCGGAGCGGCAGGAGGGAGGGTGGCCGGAGCGGCGGTCGTGGCGGCCTCGCCCGGCGCTTTCGAAATCAACTGGAACTGA